GAAGACGGTAAAGCTTACGGAACGTTCGAATGTTCGGGTGTCCGTCCGAGCTTTATGGACAAGCTGGAAGCGGCCGGCGTTCGGTTGCCTTCAAGTGCATTCCGTGAACGCACGATGATGCACGCCTAGGTTATTTGTCCGACCGAGCCGATTTGCAAAGTCGACTCGACAATCATTCTGTTTCCCCACCACTTCTGCATATTCCCATGACAGCGACCGTCATTCTTATTGCCGTTGGCGTCTTCGTTGCGTCACTTGTCGCCTTGGCGGCAAATGTCCTTGTGCCGGGCGGCGACAACACTGCAACCGAAGACAGACTTGCACAGATGGCATCGCGTCGTCGCGGCGGCGGCGGATCACATGGCGGTGAACAGGAATCCGGGTCGTTGCTGTTGGACGGTGGATTCGATGATGCGAAAGGTTTTCTTGGCAACATCGTTGAGAACCTTCCCGGCATCGGCGACTACTTGGACCAAGCCGACGTCCGAATGCCACCGGCCCAGTTCGCAATGATCTGCATGGGAGCGATGGGATTGGGCGTCGCGATCTGTCTTGCCAGCCCGTTTAAGCTGCTGGCCATTTTCGTCGGGCCAATGTTTGCCGCGGTGCCATTCGGATGGCTGATGCTCAAACGCCGAAGTCGGCTCAATAAGTTCGGCAAGCAAATGCCCGAAGCATTGGAATTGCTTGGGCGTTCGCTACGTGCCGGTCACTCTTTGAACGCCGGGTTTGGGTTGGTTTCAAAGGAAATGGAAGATCCATTGGCTCGCGAGTTCGGACGTGCGTTCGAAGAACAGAACCTTGGTATTCCGTTGGACGAAGCGATCGAGGACATGGCCAATCGTGTCCCCAATATGGACCTTCGATTCTTCGCGACCGCCGTTGTTTTGCAGCGGCAAACCGGTGGTGACTTGGCTGAAATTCTGGACAAAATCGGTCACCTGATTCGAGAGCGATTGCAAATCTTGGGGCAAATCCAAGCGTTGACCGGGGAAGGCCGGATGAGTGGTGCGGTGCTATTGGCACTGCCGCCGGTTTTGTTCTTGGTGATGCTGAAATTGAACTACGAATACGTGATGATGCTGTTTACCGACGAAATCGGTCGGTACATGTTGGGCTTTGGATTGGTGACCCAGCTGATCGGTGCGATCGTGATCAAAAAGATTATCACGATCAAAGTTTAGACATCCATCCAACCAACACACACTGGCAATCAATGCCCCTGATTCGGACAATGCAATGAACTTGTTACTGGCCATCTCAATCGACCCGATCTACTTGACCGCAGGCGCGATCTTCGCCTTTGTGACAATTGGCATGTGGTTCGCCCTAACACGGATCACCGGTGATGACAAACCTCGCGCCGAAGCGAGGCTTGACATGATGCGTAAACGTCGTGCGAGTGGCCAAGCCGCTGCCGATGGCAATCGCTCAAAGAACGAGGCTCTGACCGCATACTTGGAACGTGCCGCTTCACCGCTGGCTGACAAAGTTAGTGGTAACGAAAAGGAAATGGGGCAGCTCCGTGAAAAGCTGATGAACGCTGGCTTCCGCCGCGAAGCCGCACCGGTGGTCTTTAAAACGATCCAGCTGGGCACCGCCGCATTCGGATTGTTTGTCGGCAGCACCTACGGATTCTTCGCCAACGGCTTCGGCCAGGACATGATCATCAAGGTCGGTGGCGGATTGATTATCGGTTTCATGATCCCCAAGTTCTCGCTTGATTTCATCGCGAAGAAGCGAATGGAAAAGATCTTCTTGGGACTGCCTGATGCACTCGACTTGATGGTCGTTTGTGTTGAAGCCGGTTTAGGGATGGACCAAGCGCTGCGTAAGGTCGCCGAAGAAATGGAAAAGAGCCACAAAGAGATCGCCGAAGAATTCGGGATCGCAAACAAGCAATTGCAGCTAGGCCGAACACGAAACGAAGTGTTGCAAGCGCTGGGCTTCCGCAGCGGTGTTGATGACCTCAAACAGCTCGCTTCGATCTTGATTCAGGCTGACAAGTTTGGCTCGTCGATCGCGTCCGCTTTGCGAGTCCAGAGTGACGCGATGCGAACACGTCGACGTCAGATCGCCGAAGAGAAAGCGGCGAAGACAGCGGTGAAAATGATCTTCCCGCTAGTCTTGTTCATTTTCCCTGGCATCTTCGTGGTTCTAGTCGGTCCTGCCGGTATCAGCATGTATCGAAACATGTTGAGCCAGTAAAAAGATCGACAGTCTTTGCCCACTTCGCTGTGTAGGATTTACCTGCACAGCGATTTTTTTTGGGCGGAAGGGCTATCAGCGAGCTGGTTTGCGGGCCACCGTCATTCGCCCGTCAACGACCAAACGATCGGTGTACTGTGTCATCGTGAATCGTCCTCCCCGAAACCAATGTAGTAGCGGCGAAACGTAATCAGGCGGTGGTAGCTCGCTAGGCGCCGGGCCGTTCCAAGCGGTGCTTTCCCAACGTTTGCGTTGTGGGTTGTATTCGTACTGTCCACCGAGGCTGCACTGAAGATCAGCGTCGAGGACTTGTCGAACACGGGTGAACGCGTCTTCGGGGGCTACATCAAGTTGCCGCGTCAGCAAGTTCAGGAAGTCAGCACCGGCTACGCTACTTCGTGCAGCCCGCTGGTAGAGTTGGTTGTTGACCCAACCTTCCAGCTGGCTCCCTAGGAGGCTTCCGATGTGTCCACGGACGGTAGCCGCTTCGGGGACTTCGGTGGCTTCAAGGAATGGCAATGTTGATGTCAGGACTTCGTCTTGAAAAGACAACACACTGAATCCGCCACCGCTATAGCGATACAAACCACCGATCAATCGACTCATGCCGGGGCCGACAGGGCGGCCGCGGCCAAGGCCCAAAGGTAGGCGATCCAGGGCTCCAGGTTGCGGCCAGGCACCGAGGTAGCCCGGAAGGCTTTTAAGGGATCGATAGATGTTTAGCAGCCCATCGAAGTCTTCCGGTTCCGGCGGAAAGTTATCTTTGATGCCAACGAACAGATGGGTCGCCGGTCCGATTTGTTCGCTAGCGACGTGAGCTTGCAAAGTGACAATGTCGTCCGGTGCCGAACGGATCGCAACTTTGGTCGGTGGTCCGAGCTGCTTCGCCCACTTACCGTATTTTTCAGGTGTCAAAGGCGCGATTTCCGCATGGATGTTAATTCGTTCCAGGGACGGGCTTCCGGGGACATCGTCACGTCGAAGTGCGACGATAATCGGGTCCATTTGCGGAAACCGCTCGCTGTACTCGTTCGCGATCGAGTTGTACCACTCTGCTTCTTGTGCGGTCACCTTTTCGATTTCCACGTCGGCGATCGGCAAGAATGATCCTCTGCCGCCCCGCATCGTGTCGATCACGCGTTCTCCGATCGTCACGATGCCACTGCCGTCAGGACGTTTTCCGAACGAGAGCGGCAGGAAGCCTTCTTCGATCAATTCTTCTACGCTAAGCGTGGTCGAGCTTGCATCGTTGGATTCGGATGCAGCCGCCAAGCGGGCAAGGTGGACCAGCGAGACATCGCTTTCGGCTGCCGATCGCCGACGTAGTTCGATCATGTACTCCGGCGATACTAGCCCTTGCAGCATCTGAGGCGAAAAGTATGCAAAGATCGTGTCGTCTCGATCAACAGGAACAAGCGATCGGGATAATCTGAAAGACGGTGTCTTGGCGAGTGATTCACCGCTCTTGCTGACTTCGAAGAATCGCTTTACCAGCGTCTTACTGTTGGTGATTAAGAAGTAGCCGTTGTCTTCGGCAAGAAACGACCGAATCGAGTTGTCCGTCTTGGACAGAAAGGAAACTTGATGCCCATCGACATCGATCTGTTTCAATGTGATTTTGTCATCACTGGATGCACGTGTGGATCGATCGTTGTTAAGCGATGATCGCAGCAGGAAAGCGTTGCTGGCTTTCAAGATCACGCCCATCGATGCGCCATCATTGGTAAACAGGTCACGGCCGATGACTGCTTGGTCTTCGACGACGCTTGCGCCTAGCATTCGCGATAGCTGATTAATTTGCGTCGCAATTTGGTTCTGAAACCTTTCGGTCGATTTGTTCACAGTGCCGCGCAGTGTGATCATGCGACCGATGTCACCACCATACTCTTCGGCCAGATCCAAAAACCATAGGTAATTATTGAATGATCCGAACCGGATATAGAAACATTCCGGAGGCACATGCCCGGCAATCGATTCGGTGACCGTTGATTCGTCAACGGTGGGTAACGCAGTGTCCTGCCAACGAGGTGGCGATGGTAATGGAACGGTCGCATTGGGTGATGCGTTGGGGCCCGGCTGATTGTTGTCGTTCAAGCCTGCAGACGTTCGCCGAAAGATTTCTTTGGTGACTTCTTCAGCGCCCGTTAGATACTTCAGCGTTTCGAGCAGGGGATCAGATTTTTCACTCGGCGCGATAAACCAATCGGGAAGACCGTTGCCGGTGCGGCCGCTAAGCATCGCAACCAAGTACGTTTCAACCCACGGCGGATAGTCACCGTTATCAATGAACGACTTCGCTCGATCAATGTATGCGACCCACCATTGATTCAGCGCCGTCGCATGCAGGGCCGGATCAAGCTTTGGGACCAATTCATAGGTGCCAATGGTTCCCGCGTCGTCAGCCAGCTCAACAGTTAGTGGCGCATCGCCTGTGAATAGAAACGTTGCACGCCGAGCAACAATTTGCGTTGTCGGTTGATTGTCATCTGTCAGTTCTTTGATC
The Stieleria sp. JC731 genome window above contains:
- a CDS encoding type II secretion system F family protein is translated as MTATVILIAVGVFVASLVALAANVLVPGGDNTATEDRLAQMASRRRGGGGSHGGEQESGSLLLDGGFDDAKGFLGNIVENLPGIGDYLDQADVRMPPAQFAMICMGAMGLGVAICLASPFKLLAIFVGPMFAAVPFGWLMLKRRSRLNKFGKQMPEALELLGRSLRAGHSLNAGFGLVSKEMEDPLAREFGRAFEEQNLGIPLDEAIEDMANRVPNMDLRFFATAVVLQRQTGGDLAEILDKIGHLIRERLQILGQIQALTGEGRMSGAVLLALPPVLFLVMLKLNYEYVMMLFTDEIGRYMLGFGLVTQLIGAIVIKKIITIKV
- a CDS encoding type II secretion system F family protein: MNLLLAISIDPIYLTAGAIFAFVTIGMWFALTRITGDDKPRAEARLDMMRKRRASGQAAADGNRSKNEALTAYLERAASPLADKVSGNEKEMGQLREKLMNAGFRREAAPVVFKTIQLGTAAFGLFVGSTYGFFANGFGQDMIIKVGGGLIIGFMIPKFSLDFIAKKRMEKIFLGLPDALDLMVVCVEAGLGMDQALRKVAEEMEKSHKEIAEEFGIANKQLQLGRTRNEVLQALGFRSGVDDLKQLASILIQADKFGSSIASALRVQSDAMRTRRRQIAEEKAAKTAVKMIFPLVLFIFPGIFVVLVGPAGISMYRNMLSQ